From a region of the Coffea arabica cultivar ET-39 chromosome 3e, Coffea Arabica ET-39 HiFi, whole genome shotgun sequence genome:
- the LOC140038426 gene encoding MDIS1-interacting receptor like kinase 2-like, translated as MFRSLQSLEILDLSRNYLSGFLPTVLAELPGSLHINISFNNFEDLIPYGKAFENIAIKELRGNKGLCSNITGLQLCESPQLSRNHINVKGLNLVLIIVLPLLGSFILLCAFFGAHKICQQRKRKTTENVVHADLFSISTFDGKAMYRELLKANEDFSKIFYIGEGGYGSLYKAMVPPSKLVAVKRLHLLPKKVMEEEAKELDSEKRVNIIKGLAHALSFMHHDCSPSIVHGDISSNNVLLDLEYEARVSVFGIAKFIRKDSDTITEK; from the exons ATGTTCAGAAGTTTACAGAGTCTTGAGATATTGGATCTTTCCCGTAATTACCTCTCTGGTTTCCTTCCAACGGTTTTGGCAGAACTACCTGGTTCTTTGCATATTAACATATCTTTCAATAACTTTGAGGATCTAATTCCTTATGGCAAAGCCTTTGAAAATATCGCCATAAAAGAATTAAGGGGAAACAAAGGTTTATGCAGTAATATTACTGGTTTACAATTATGTGAAAGTCCTCAATTGAGTAGAAATCATATAAATGTTAAGGGATTGAATCTTGTTCTCATAATTGTGCTCCCTCTTCTAGGATCATTCATACTTCTTTGTGCATTCTTTGGAGCCCATAAAATATGtcaacaaaggaaaagaaaaaccacAGAGAATGTAGTGCATGCTGATTTGTTTTCCATATCAACGTTTGATGGCAAAGCAATGTACAGAGAACTATTAAAAGCAAATGAAGATTTCAGCAAAATATTCTACATTGGGGAAGGAGGTTATGGAAGTCTTTACAAGGCAATGGTCCCACCTAGTAAATTGGTAGCTGTAAAGAGACTTCATCTGCTACCGAAGAAGGT CATGGAAGAAGAAGCTAAGGAACTAGACTCGGAAAAGAGGGTGAACATCATCAAAGGCCTGGCTCATGCCCTATCTTTCATGCATCATGATTGCTCACCTTCAATAGTTCATGGGGACATTTCAAGCAACAATGTGTTGCTTGATTTAGAATATGAGGCTCGTGTTTCAGTCTTTGGCATTGCTAAATTTATCAGGAAGGATTCTGATACAATTACTGAAAAATAA
- the LOC140038425 gene encoding uncharacterized protein, translating to MGPYLQTNIAAVEDCVENRQGVERLLKDNLEQAQARMKQKNMKLATKYYGPYQVIERIGAIAYKLKLLEDSKIHHVFHVSLLKKKVGEKMVPSVALPYSDEKGQLKVQPVAILDRRMVKRKNSVAVQWLVQWFNSSLSNATWEDAEFIRTAFPDFEP from the exons ATGGGACCTTACTTGCAAACCAACATAGCAGCAGTAGAAGACTGTGTAGAGAATAGACAAGGAGTGGAGAGATTGCTTAAGGATAATTTAGAGCAAGCTCAGGCGAGAATGAAGCA GAAGAACATGAAACTTGCTACAAAATACTATGGACCATATCAGGTGATTGAAAGGATTGGAGCTATCGCTTATAAGCTGAAATTGCTAGAAGACTCGAAAATTCATCATGTTTTCCATGTGTCACTGTTAAAGAAGAAGGTAGGAGAAAAAATGGTTCCTAGTGTAGCATTACCATATTCGGATGAGAAAGGGCAGTTGAAGGTCCAACCAGTGGCAATTTTAGATAGGCGAATGGTTAAGAGGAAGAATAGTGTAGCAGTGCAATGGTTGGTCCAATGGTTCAATTCTTCTCTATCTAATGCTACCTGGGAAGATGCTGAATTCATACGCACTGCATTTCCAGACTTTGAACCTTGA